A part of Corynebacterium lactis RW2-5 genomic DNA contains:
- a CDS encoding 3'(2'),5'-bisphosphate nucleotidase CysQ, with translation MSAYIEDAVLAYRLARGAGEILKGVRNVGLLRGRILGDAGDALAQEWIARVLEQHRPDDGLLSEEAADNRERLDCDRVWIIDPLDGTREFAGGRQDWAVHVALVENGKPTHAAVGLPDLGQVFHTGEAKAVQGPRAGKIVVSRTRPPEVAKYVAEKLGMDLVEMGSAGAKAMHVLLGDHDAYIHDGGQYEWDSAAPVGVAKSAGLHVSRLDGSEPTYNNVDTFMPDMLFCRPDLADEILAAVAEFKANENK, from the coding sequence ATGTCTGCCTACATTGAAGATGCTGTTCTTGCCTACCGACTCGCCCGCGGAGCGGGTGAGATTCTCAAGGGTGTTCGGAACGTAGGTTTGCTGCGTGGCCGTATCCTCGGTGACGCTGGCGATGCGCTCGCTCAAGAGTGGATCGCGCGAGTTCTAGAGCAGCACCGCCCGGACGATGGCCTGCTGTCGGAGGAGGCCGCGGACAACCGCGAGCGCCTCGACTGCGATCGAGTCTGGATTATTGACCCACTGGATGGTACCCGCGAATTCGCAGGCGGTCGCCAGGACTGGGCGGTTCACGTGGCACTCGTCGAGAATGGCAAGCCCACCCACGCGGCGGTTGGTCTGCCGGACCTCGGCCAGGTCTTCCACACAGGAGAGGCCAAGGCCGTCCAGGGCCCGCGTGCTGGCAAGATTGTCGTCTCTCGTACCCGCCCGCCGGAAGTCGCGAAGTACGTTGCCGAAAAGCTCGGCATGGACCTCGTAGAGATGGGCTCCGCGGGCGCCAAGGCAATGCACGTCCTCCTGGGCGACCACGATGCCTACATCCACGACGGAGGCCAGTACGAGTGGGACTCCGCAGCGCCGGTCGGTGTCGCTAAGTCTGCAGGCCTGCACGTCAGCCGCCTGGATGGCTCCGAGCCGACCTATAACAATGTCGACACGTTCATGCCCGACATGCTCTTCTGCCGCCCCGACCTCGCTGACGAGATTCTCGCCGCGGTCGCGGAGTTCAAGGCCAACGAGAACAAGTAG
- a CDS encoding YccF domain-containing protein, with protein sequence MRLILNIIWLVFGGLWLALGYIFFGILACLLIVTIPAGVASFRMASYALWPFGRTVVETSQPGSVGAAGAAVMNVVWFLVAGLWLAIGHITTAAAQAVTIVGLPLAVANIKMIPVTCFPFGKVIVSGYRPEGYTVKL encoded by the coding sequence ATGCGATTGATTCTGAACATCATCTGGCTCGTATTCGGTGGCTTGTGGCTGGCCCTCGGATACATCTTCTTCGGCATTCTGGCGTGCCTTCTCATTGTGACGATTCCCGCGGGCGTGGCATCGTTCAGAATGGCCTCGTACGCTCTGTGGCCTTTTGGTAGGACCGTTGTCGAGACATCTCAGCCTGGATCTGTCGGCGCTGCAGGAGCTGCAGTGATGAACGTAGTTTGGTTCCTGGTTGCGGGCCTATGGCTGGCTATCGGTCACATCACTACGGCCGCTGCTCAGGCTGTGACAATAGTCGGTCTGCCACTGGCCGTCGCGAACATCAAGATGATTCCAGTAACTTGTTTCCCCTTCGGCAAAGTGATTGTCAGTGGTTACCGACCCGAGGGCTACACGGTAAAGCTGTAA
- the pgi gene encoding glucose-6-phosphate isomerase, translated as MTSEITATKQWETLKERAETGNPTNLRDLFASEADRAEKLTFDAGTLHVDLSKNLLCQEGFSDLVALARVAGIEEAREKMFRGDKINSTEGRSVLHTALRLPAEENLVVGNQDVAADVHEVLGRMRDFARSLRSGEWLGYTGHTIKTVVNIGIGGSDLGPAMVTKALRTYATAGIDARFVSNVDPSDLRAVLDEADPESTLFIVASKTFTTQETLSNAHAARRWLIEQLGSEDAVAKHFVAVSTNAEKVAEFGIDTANMFGFWDWVGGRYSVDSAIGLSIMAVVGPMDFMRFLQGFRAMDEHFLSAPLEENVPVLMAMLNVWYSNFLGAQSHAVLPYSEDLSRFPAYLQQLTMESNGKSVRTDGSRVDYTTGEIFWGEPGTNGQHAFYQLLHQGTRLVPADFIGFARPRQDLPTATGEGSMHDLLMSNFFAQTKVLAFGKTAEEIRSAGVAEELVEHKVMPGNRPTTTIMAEELTPDAVGALIALYEHITFVEGIVWGLNSFDQWGVELGKQQAGDLLPAVTGEVAPDSGDASTDALLTWYRDKR; from the coding sequence ATGACCTCAGAAATCACCGCCACCAAGCAATGGGAAACGCTCAAAGAACGCGCCGAAACCGGCAACCCTACAAACCTGCGTGATCTATTCGCTTCGGAAGCTGACCGCGCAGAAAAACTGACTTTCGATGCGGGCACTCTTCACGTTGACCTGTCCAAGAACCTGCTATGCCAGGAGGGTTTCTCTGATCTTGTCGCGCTCGCACGAGTCGCTGGCATCGAGGAAGCTCGCGAGAAGATGTTCCGCGGCGACAAGATTAACTCGACCGAGGGACGCTCAGTACTGCACACCGCTCTACGCCTGCCCGCCGAGGAGAATCTGGTCGTCGGCAATCAGGATGTAGCTGCCGACGTTCACGAGGTCCTCGGCCGCATGCGCGACTTCGCTCGTTCTCTTCGCAGCGGTGAGTGGCTAGGCTACACTGGCCATACCATTAAGACCGTCGTCAATATCGGTATTGGCGGGTCGGACCTGGGCCCGGCAATGGTGACGAAGGCGTTGCGCACCTATGCCACCGCCGGCATCGACGCCCGATTCGTCTCCAACGTGGATCCGTCCGATTTGCGCGCAGTCCTGGATGAGGCCGACCCAGAATCGACCCTGTTCATCGTTGCGTCCAAGACCTTCACCACCCAGGAGACTCTTTCCAATGCGCACGCAGCGCGCCGCTGGCTGATTGAGCAGTTGGGTTCCGAGGATGCCGTCGCCAAGCACTTTGTAGCAGTTTCCACCAACGCCGAGAAGGTCGCGGAATTCGGCATCGACACGGCGAATATGTTCGGATTCTGGGACTGGGTAGGCGGCCGCTACTCCGTGGACTCCGCTATTGGCCTATCCATCATGGCCGTGGTCGGCCCTATGGACTTTATGCGCTTCCTGCAGGGCTTCCGTGCGATGGACGAGCACTTCCTCTCTGCGCCATTGGAAGAAAATGTTCCGGTCCTGATGGCGATGCTTAACGTCTGGTACTCGAACTTCCTGGGCGCACAATCCCACGCAGTCCTGCCCTACTCCGAGGACCTTTCTCGCTTCCCTGCGTACCTGCAGCAGCTGACTATGGAGTCCAACGGTAAGTCCGTGCGTACCGACGGCTCACGGGTCGATTACACCACGGGCGAGATTTTCTGGGGCGAGCCGGGCACCAACGGCCAGCACGCGTTCTACCAGCTCCTCCACCAGGGAACTCGCCTGGTTCCCGCCGATTTCATCGGTTTCGCCCGCCCTCGACAGGACTTGCCAACCGCAACCGGCGAAGGCTCTATGCACGATCTTCTGATGAGCAACTTCTTCGCCCAGACTAAGGTGCTCGCATTTGGCAAGACCGCCGAGGAAATCCGCTCCGCAGGCGTCGCTGAGGAGTTGGTGGAGCACAAGGTCATGCCGGGTAACCGCCCAACCACCACGATTATGGCTGAGGAACTAACTCCGGATGCTGTAGGCGCGCTGATTGCGCTCTACGAGCACATTACCTTCGTAGAAGGCATCGTCTGGGGCCTGAATTCCTTCGACCAGTGGGGTGTTGAGCTGGGCAAGCAGCAGGCCGGCGATCTGCTTCCCGCTGTGACCGGCGAGGTCGCACCGGACTCCGGCGATGCTTCCACCGATGCGCTGCTGACCTGGTACCGCGACAAGCGCTAG
- a CDS encoding Ig-like domain repeat protein: MRITKRIPATVLAVATASALVLTPATTSYPFALQAQAQEQDKGQAPAATKVSKTVDTMAPATTVWGGKLDTDLTNLRHVDVSYPENVEVGESFEVTIQPGQMVSGREEVGRIKYDIALPQNVTVTDMSVSEGFGFGSIGKNSTAVYSIQRVDEVGNPSPTGQYARISAPSNATVNNGPGAHNDDPKAGLSVPKNTTFRLPKVTFKVTAPEETGTVVFGLRGAGAPAGPKGDENTNNTLSFAEDGVWSNDAVFVNAGPAGAELVKVNVVKTDIVSQITLDKAALVSAEPNENGKLTVDLEARSTRQKDDSLLPDGATVQFQFRTADGEWTDVGEPVAVDGNLARTQVDIDDRDGEVFFRAVQQEYTAADGYKVLSAKSNEKSVDVKAENKTTVALGEVPPSVEPGTEVPLEATYTVEGRQLPDGTKPVVVFKADGEEIGKAEVGEDGKATLTHKFETQSEKPIQLTAEVAEIVNEQSGNRSWPAAKSEPKTISIKTNQRESTTTITSPAEGTKMGTGFQDITARVEVAEGKPVGEDGKVEFWVYNEDFPDGLNMGEGDNNGDGTFTISRPFAPGESRLEARFLGSNTALPSTSPQVTVTADEVHITISDKSDTTWDKDTKADVTVGEETELKVTVTHSDVQSANKQPVKTGKVEFYIGEEKIGEHTLSDADNGVAAIKYDFAGKSGEQVVVAKYLGVKNAQNKVGIEASEANFTFNLTEQVRETKTTVSAEWTDETAVDGDNPATIKATIVDADGNPVPKGVTVEFYDGDKAIGTATTNDEGIATLPNAKLSNEDHTVKAVVEKQKIDDKEFGASEGSAELKKREVKPTDPEEPGETPEEPGEDPNKDSDGDGLTDKQEEELGTDPKNPDTDGDGILDGDEVNGNPKTDPKNPDTDGDGINDKDDSDPLNPKTPTDEDGPGEDPEQPDEDSNKDSDGDGLTDKQEEELGTDPNKADTDGDGFSDGEEVKEGTDPTDPDSKPESSKPDPKPEPDQPNKDSDGDGLTDKQEKELGTDPNKADTDGDGFSDGEEVKEGTDPTDPKSKPLTTVEVITPSSFDPTDCDTKPWLKVEKKKGVKYTITVDGKEVQPNSDGVVNYEFGQTAKVVVAPEAGYRFPTGAKTEWSWTHELPSNCEVPDKLGKPSEPSEPSKPGDAKPDKPSKPGKPSEPSKPGDAKPDKPSKPGKPSEPSKPGASSGSSNDSKPGNGSKSASPSKTATSGNSNSSSKSEAAAKSSSSATNKNGSSSLASTGVQALGVIAGLAALAIVIGGALIFWRRRNQEDQ; encoded by the coding sequence ATGCGAATCACTAAACGCATCCCTGCAACTGTGCTCGCAGTTGCCACCGCGAGTGCGCTCGTCCTGACTCCAGCTACGACTAGCTACCCCTTTGCCCTTCAGGCGCAGGCTCAGGAACAAGACAAGGGCCAGGCACCTGCTGCAACGAAAGTCTCGAAGACGGTAGACACTATGGCGCCAGCCACTACGGTATGGGGAGGGAAACTTGACACGGATTTAACAAATCTCCGCCACGTCGATGTCTCTTACCCTGAGAATGTCGAGGTCGGCGAAAGCTTTGAAGTGACTATTCAGCCGGGCCAGATGGTTTCCGGCAGAGAGGAAGTCGGGCGTATTAAATACGACATTGCACTTCCTCAGAACGTCACCGTCACAGACATGAGTGTCAGTGAAGGCTTCGGCTTCGGCTCGATTGGCAAGAACTCGACTGCTGTCTACTCGATTCAGCGGGTAGATGAGGTCGGCAACCCCTCACCCACTGGTCAATACGCTCGTATCTCTGCACCGAGCAACGCAACTGTCAATAACGGGCCTGGTGCCCACAATGATGACCCCAAGGCGGGGCTATCAGTACCGAAGAACACTACATTCCGCCTGCCAAAGGTTACCTTCAAGGTGACTGCACCTGAGGAAACAGGAACTGTTGTCTTCGGGCTCCGCGGAGCTGGCGCTCCTGCAGGGCCCAAGGGAGATGAAAATACGAACAACACCCTTTCCTTTGCAGAAGACGGAGTCTGGTCCAACGATGCTGTTTTTGTCAATGCAGGCCCTGCAGGTGCAGAACTGGTGAAGGTCAACGTCGTTAAGACCGATATCGTCTCCCAAATCACTCTGGACAAGGCTGCCCTAGTCTCCGCCGAGCCGAACGAGAACGGCAAGCTCACCGTCGATTTGGAAGCACGCTCGACCCGCCAAAAAGACGACTCACTACTTCCCGACGGTGCAACTGTACAGTTCCAGTTCCGCACCGCTGACGGAGAATGGACAGATGTTGGTGAGCCTGTAGCCGTCGATGGCAATCTGGCACGCACCCAGGTCGACATTGACGACAGGGACGGCGAAGTTTTCTTCCGTGCAGTTCAGCAGGAGTACACCGCGGCTGATGGGTACAAGGTGTTGTCTGCGAAGAGCAACGAGAAGTCCGTCGATGTTAAGGCGGAAAACAAAACCACCGTCGCCCTTGGCGAGGTCCCACCCAGTGTTGAGCCGGGAACCGAGGTACCTCTGGAGGCAACCTACACCGTAGAAGGCCGCCAACTTCCTGATGGCACGAAACCGGTGGTTGTTTTCAAGGCCGATGGTGAGGAAATCGGCAAGGCTGAGGTTGGCGAAGATGGCAAGGCGACTCTGACTCACAAGTTCGAAACCCAGTCGGAAAAGCCGATTCAGCTAACCGCTGAGGTCGCAGAGATTGTTAACGAACAGTCCGGCAACCGCTCCTGGCCAGCAGCGAAGTCTGAGCCTAAGACAATCAGTATCAAGACCAACCAGCGTGAATCCACCACCACCATCACATCTCCCGCCGAGGGGACGAAGATGGGCACCGGCTTCCAGGATATTACCGCTCGTGTTGAGGTCGCCGAGGGCAAGCCTGTCGGTGAGGACGGCAAAGTCGAATTCTGGGTCTACAACGAGGACTTCCCCGACGGCCTCAACATGGGCGAAGGTGACAACAACGGCGACGGTACCTTCACCATCAGCCGCCCATTTGCGCCAGGAGAAAGCCGTCTAGAAGCTCGCTTCCTCGGTTCCAACACCGCGCTGCCGTCCACAAGCCCGCAGGTCACCGTCACGGCAGACGAAGTTCACATCACCATCTCCGATAAGTCCGACACCACTTGGGACAAGGACACCAAGGCTGATGTAACCGTTGGGGAAGAAACTGAACTGAAGGTCACCGTCACCCACTCCGACGTTCAAAGTGCTAACAAGCAGCCGGTTAAGACCGGCAAGGTTGAGTTCTACATCGGTGAAGAAAAGATCGGTGAGCACACGCTTTCCGACGCCGACAACGGCGTAGCCGCAATAAAGTACGATTTTGCGGGCAAGTCGGGTGAGCAAGTTGTCGTCGCGAAGTACCTGGGTGTTAAAAACGCACAGAACAAGGTCGGCATCGAGGCCTCCGAAGCGAACTTCACCTTCAACCTCACAGAGCAGGTCCGCGAAACTAAGACGACTGTCAGCGCCGAGTGGACCGATGAAACTGCAGTCGACGGCGATAACCCCGCTACTATCAAGGCAACAATCGTCGACGCGGATGGGAACCCAGTACCCAAAGGTGTCACCGTCGAGTTCTATGACGGTGACAAAGCAATCGGTACTGCCACAACAAATGACGAGGGCATCGCAACGCTGCCGAATGCCAAACTGTCGAACGAGGATCACACCGTCAAGGCGGTCGTCGAAAAGCAGAAGATCGACGACAAGGAATTCGGCGCAAGCGAAGGCTCGGCTGAGCTGAAGAAGCGCGAAGTGAAGCCCACCGATCCCGAGGAGCCAGGCGAGACCCCCGAGGAGCCGGGCGAGGATCCTAACAAGGATTCTGATGGCGATGGTCTGACCGACAAGCAGGAAGAGGAACTCGGCACCGACCCGAAGAACCCCGATACCGATGGTGACGGAATCCTCGATGGCGATGAGGTCAATGGCAATCCAAAAACCGACCCGAAGAACCCCGATACCGATGGTGACGGCATCAACGACAAGGACGACTCCGACCCGCTAAATCCGAAGACCCCTACGGACGAGGATGGGCCAGGGGAAGATCCTGAGCAGCCAGACGAAGACTCAAACAAGGACTCTGATGGCGATGGTCTGACCGACAAGCAGGAAGAGGAACTCGGCACCGATCCAAACAAGGCCGATACCGACGGCGACGGATTCTCCGACGGTGAAGAAGTCAAGGAAGGTACCGACCCGACAGATCCAGACTCCAAGCCTGAGAGCAGCAAACCAGATCCGAAGCCCGAACCAGATCAGCCGAACAAGGACTCTGATGGCGACGGGCTGACCGACAAACAGGAAAAGGAACTCGGCACCGACCCAAACAAGGCCGATACCGACGGCGACGGATTCTCCGACGGCGAAGAAGTCAAGGAAGGTACCGACCCGACAGATCCGAAGTCCAAGCCCCTAACCACGGTTGAGGTAATCACCCCCAGCTCTTTTGACCCAACAGATTGCGATACAAAGCCGTGGTTGAAGGTCGAGAAGAAGAAGGGCGTGAAGTACACGATTACCGTCGACGGCAAGGAGGTGCAGCCTAACTCTGATGGTGTGGTCAACTACGAATTCGGCCAAACGGCTAAGGTTGTGGTAGCTCCCGAGGCTGGTTATCGCTTCCCGACCGGCGCCAAGACCGAATGGAGCTGGACCCACGAGTTGCCTTCTAACTGCGAGGTTCCCGACAAACTGGGCAAGCCAAGCGAGCCGAGCGAACCCAGCAAGCCAGGCGACGCGAAACCAGACAAGCCAAGCAAACCGGGTAAGCCCAGCGAACCCAGCAAGCCAGGCGACGCGAAACCAGACAAGCCAAGCAAACCGGGTAAGCCAAGCGAACCCAGCAAACCAGGTGCGTCTAGCGGCTCTAGTAATGACTCAAAGCCGGGTAACGGCTCCAAGTCCGCTAGCCCATCCAAGACTGCCACGTCTGGTAACTCCAATAGCTCCTCGAAGTCCGAGGCTGCAGCGAAGTCCAGTTCGTCAGCAACCAACAAGAACGGTTCCAGTTCGCTAGCAAGCACCGGTGTACAGGCGCTAGGTGTAATCGCGGGTCTAGCTGCGCTCGCGATAGTCATCGGTGGCGCGCTGATCTTCTGGCGTCGACGTAACCAGGAGGACCAGTAG
- a CDS encoding Ig-like domain-containing protein yields MRVNKKIASVASAGVLLIGGAVVLPQAMAATTSTMNLACQAVPSSYTKPQNFPTDSPIDVSVNVDGPESVKVGEEFDTKFSIDPVSVPLPTGLPLGARITEAWRMKLDFQLPDGVEYVSGTVDESKANLKGFKILQVNESGSPDPKGRILRLVDAGNNTIANGPNTSTSRAGGVRYTISGTTLNLTFPTITLRSKATKPGDANFGVRVAGNAGEFANDANFLTMGASIQAKLGIVPINLTAAVRCSPRPLANPNSPLDQRASRLITVKVEADQPAQETSVSVSAAKATAGEPAELTAEVSPAEATGTVVFKSGSMTSAEIAVEKGIAKTQMTFPEAGSHQVTAIFTPADNKKFNSSSGQQNVTVEGQDAGLQLQAPESVNAEDGKFDVTATVNPKAEGTVEFSLADGSVVTQKVEGGKATTSLPIGDATGTAELKVVFKPSTGSPFKTATATKNVDIKAAAKTALALTAEGEATVGKPLSVIAQITPSEGTKEAKGEVTFRYNGAEKKVQVKDNKAALELTPDTAGELTITADYAPADRTQNVATAETTLNVAQKEETQTNVSLKVALPQSVEKGKPVEANVTVTPDNAAGKVSTIVEGEKIEADVANGSATLPLTFNKGGAQKLTFTFTPTDAEKFTDATDSTDITVTEPGEVMPEEPDENPGEETPGGDDSGEENPVEQSPDVPDEINDVVITPGETLSGDVVLGEVEGKTATVTINDAGGKGVFGTLKVLVDGKPAQLDGKDYEIAVVGGKAKWKMDIFDAGKHVVTLQFRDSKDELKGSKNIEINVKNVEVGPSNISS; encoded by the coding sequence ATGCGCGTAAATAAGAAGATTGCGTCAGTAGCGTCGGCAGGCGTGCTACTGATTGGCGGTGCCGTCGTCCTGCCGCAGGCGATGGCTGCGACAACCTCGACAATGAACCTGGCCTGCCAGGCTGTGCCGTCGTCTTACACTAAACCGCAGAACTTCCCAACCGATAGCCCCATCGATGTCTCCGTCAACGTTGATGGCCCCGAGTCCGTCAAGGTCGGCGAAGAATTCGACACTAAGTTCTCCATCGACCCGGTGAGTGTGCCGCTGCCAACAGGCCTTCCACTCGGAGCTCGAATCACCGAAGCATGGCGCATGAAGCTGGACTTCCAGCTTCCCGATGGCGTCGAATACGTGAGCGGAACCGTCGATGAGTCGAAGGCAAACCTCAAGGGATTCAAGATTCTACAGGTCAACGAAAGCGGTAGCCCCGACCCCAAGGGCCGTATCCTCCGCCTAGTCGACGCTGGAAATAACACTATCGCGAACGGCCCGAACACCAGCACGTCCCGGGCGGGGGGCGTCCGGTATACCATTTCCGGCACCACGCTGAACCTCACTTTCCCAACCATTACGCTGCGCTCGAAGGCCACTAAGCCGGGCGATGCCAACTTCGGCGTGCGCGTCGCTGGCAATGCGGGAGAGTTTGCTAATGACGCGAACTTCCTGACCATGGGCGCCAGCATCCAGGCCAAGCTCGGAATTGTCCCTATCAACCTCACTGCCGCCGTGCGCTGCTCTCCGCGACCGTTGGCTAACCCTAACTCGCCTCTCGATCAGCGTGCATCGCGTCTAATTACCGTGAAGGTCGAAGCGGACCAGCCCGCCCAGGAGACTTCCGTTTCTGTCTCCGCCGCTAAGGCCACCGCTGGCGAGCCTGCTGAGCTGACGGCCGAAGTTTCCCCCGCCGAGGCAACCGGCACCGTCGTGTTCAAGTCCGGCTCCATGACCTCCGCCGAGATTGCTGTGGAAAAGGGCATCGCAAAGACGCAGATGACCTTCCCCGAGGCCGGATCCCACCAGGTCACCGCAATCTTCACCCCGGCTGATAACAAGAAGTTCAACAGCTCCTCCGGCCAGCAGAACGTCACTGTCGAGGGACAGGACGCTGGTCTGCAGCTCCAGGCACCCGAGTCTGTAAACGCTGAAGACGGCAAATTCGATGTCACCGCCACCGTTAACCCCAAGGCCGAAGGCACGGTCGAGTTCTCACTTGCCGACGGCTCCGTCGTCACGCAAAAGGTTGAGGGCGGCAAGGCAACCACTTCCCTACCGATCGGTGATGCAACTGGAACCGCTGAGCTCAAGGTAGTGTTCAAGCCATCGACCGGTTCGCCCTTCAAGACTGCAACCGCAACGAAGAACGTGGACATCAAGGCCGCCGCCAAGACGGCTCTGGCGCTGACTGCCGAGGGCGAGGCCACCGTCGGAAAGCCGCTGTCCGTCATTGCCCAGATCACGCCGTCAGAAGGCACCAAGGAGGCCAAGGGCGAGGTGACCTTCAGGTACAACGGTGCAGAGAAGAAGGTCCAGGTAAAGGACAACAAGGCAGCTCTCGAACTGACTCCTGATACCGCGGGCGAGTTGACCATCACCGCCGATTACGCTCCGGCAGACCGTACGCAAAACGTGGCTACCGCTGAGACCACTCTGAACGTTGCCCAGAAGGAAGAAACTCAGACTAACGTTTCCCTGAAGGTCGCCCTGCCGCAGTCCGTCGAGAAGGGTAAGCCCGTCGAGGCAAACGTGACCGTCACTCCGGACAACGCCGCGGGCAAAGTCTCCACGATAGTGGAGGGCGAGAAGATCGAGGCCGATGTCGCGAACGGTAGCGCCACATTGCCCCTGACCTTCAATAAGGGCGGCGCACAGAAACTGACCTTCACCTTCACGCCTACCGACGCCGAGAAGTTCACCGACGCGACTGACTCGACTGACATCACCGTCACAGAGCCGGGTGAAGTCATGCCGGAAGAGCCGGACGAGAACCCGGGTGAAGAAACCCCCGGTGGCGATGACTCTGGCGAGGAAAATCCGGTAGAGCAGTCACCAGATGTCCCCGACGAGATTAACGATGTGGTCATCACCCCGGGCGAGACTCTCAGCGGCGATGTCGTTTTAGGCGAGGTTGAAGGCAAGACCGCAACTGTGACCATCAACGACGCGGGCGGCAAGGGAGTGTTCGGCACCCTGAAGGTTCTGGTCGACGGGAAACCGGCTCAGCTGGACGGCAAAGACTACGAAATCGCTGTGGTCGGAGGCAAAGCGAAGTGGAAGATGGACATCTTCGATGCAGGTAAGCACGTCGTAACCCTGCAGTTCCGCGACTCTAAGGACGAGCTGAAGGGCTCGAAGAATATTGAGATCAACGTCAAGAACGTTGAAGTAGGCCCAAGCAATATCTCCTCCTAA
- a CDS encoding NAD-dependent succinate-semialdehyde dehydrogenase, whose protein sequence is MANNRQAPKNSSNASRDDESRYATILEGVPTDLLLRGEFRAASGGETFSVINPATDKPLVEVASASEADARQALEDACAAQEAWAATAPRERGEILRRVFELIHRDEEKLAHLQSLEMGRALADSKAEVGYSAEFFRWFSEEAVRITGDYRISPNGASRVVVVRQPVGPVLAITPWNFPLAMGARKIAPALAAGCPIIVKPASKTPLTMLYLGKLLVEAGVPAGVVSVLPTAHSSEVSKLLDDDRLRKFTFTGSTEVGQMLAAKAAETSMKVSLELGGNAPFVVLSDGDVDKAVKAVKAAKLRNGGQVCIAPNRFIIHEDKAQDFVDGVVKLFAELKLGEGTDAATTLGPLALRSQQETVRDLVKDATERGAKVVFGGAIPDLGGELSDGYFFEPTVLTDVPYDADIVRDEIFGPVVAVTTFSDDSEALERANDTIFGLAAYVFSENLTKALGAAEKIESGMVAVNKGSLSDPSAPFGGVKQSGLGREGGFTGIDEFLEEKLISLEN, encoded by the coding sequence ATGGCTAATAACCGACAAGCTCCGAAAAACTCATCAAACGCATCACGGGACGACGAATCCCGCTATGCCACTATTTTGGAGGGGGTTCCCACTGATTTGCTTCTTCGCGGAGAGTTCCGTGCCGCATCAGGCGGCGAGACCTTCTCAGTTATTAACCCTGCAACCGATAAGCCTCTAGTGGAGGTGGCATCGGCGAGCGAGGCTGATGCTCGCCAGGCGCTTGAAGACGCCTGCGCTGCGCAGGAGGCGTGGGCGGCGACCGCGCCCCGCGAGCGTGGCGAGATTCTGCGTCGAGTCTTCGAGCTCATCCATCGAGATGAAGAAAAACTCGCGCACTTGCAGTCCCTCGAGATGGGGCGCGCGCTCGCTGACTCTAAAGCTGAAGTTGGCTATAGTGCAGAATTCTTCCGTTGGTTCTCTGAGGAAGCTGTGCGAATCACTGGCGATTATCGCATCTCGCCCAACGGTGCTTCCCGCGTCGTCGTTGTGCGTCAGCCCGTCGGCCCGGTCCTCGCGATTACTCCATGGAACTTCCCCCTGGCTATGGGGGCTCGCAAGATTGCCCCTGCGCTGGCTGCCGGTTGCCCGATCATTGTCAAGCCCGCCTCCAAGACCCCTCTGACGATGCTTTATCTGGGCAAACTATTAGTAGAAGCGGGGGTTCCCGCCGGAGTAGTCTCCGTGCTGCCAACTGCGCATTCGTCTGAAGTTTCTAAGCTCCTCGACGACGATCGCCTGCGCAAATTCACCTTCACCGGATCTACCGAGGTCGGCCAGATGCTCGCCGCGAAAGCCGCCGAAACCTCCATGAAGGTCTCCCTCGAGCTCGGCGGCAACGCCCCCTTCGTCGTGCTTTCCGACGGCGATGTCGACAAGGCCGTCAAAGCAGTCAAGGCAGCCAAGCTGCGCAATGGTGGTCAAGTGTGCATCGCCCCGAACCGGTTCATTATCCACGAGGACAAGGCGCAGGATTTCGTAGATGGCGTCGTGAAGCTCTTTGCTGAGCTGAAGCTCGGCGAGGGGACGGACGCAGCGACCACTCTCGGCCCGCTCGCTCTGCGCTCTCAGCAGGAAACCGTGCGCGACCTGGTGAAGGATGCTACCGAACGCGGCGCGAAGGTCGTGTTTGGCGGCGCTATCCCGGATTTGGGTGGCGAGCTGAGCGATGGCTATTTCTTCGAGCCAACGGTCCTTACCGATGTGCCTTACGACGCCGACATCGTCCGTGATGAAATTTTCGGTCCTGTCGTCGCGGTCACGACCTTCTCTGACGACAGCGAAGCCCTCGAGCGAGCAAATGACACTATCTTCGGCCTAGCCGCGTACGTATTCAGCGAAAACCTAACCAAGGCCCTCGGGGCGGCGGAGAAGATTGAATCCGGAATGGTGGCAGTAAATAAGGGGTCGCTGTCGGATCCGTCAGCGCCCTTCGGCGGTGTGAAGCAGTCCGGCCTGGGGCGCGAGGGCGGATTCACCGGTATCGATGAGTTCTTGGAAGAAAAACTAATCTCCTTGGAGAACTAA
- a CDS encoding chorismate mutase: MSENPSALSSNSDNETPAGKGTAAVSPFEVRTPTGTDDPLSSAEIEQYRQEINRLDNLIIDAIRRRTAISKAVGKTRLGSGGTRLVHGREVQIINSFRDELGPEGPAIASALLRMGRGRLG; encoded by the coding sequence ATGAGCGAAAATCCGTCGGCACTCTCCAGCAACTCCGACAACGAAACCCCCGCGGGCAAGGGCACCGCGGCCGTCTCCCCTTTCGAGGTCCGCACTCCGACCGGCACGGACGATCCGCTGAGCTCCGCCGAGATTGAGCAGTACCGCCAGGAGATCAACCGCCTGGACAATCTCATAATCGATGCCATTCGCCGCCGCACCGCTATTAGCAAGGCCGTCGGCAAAACCCGTCTCGGTTCGGGCGGCACGCGGCTAGTTCACGGCCGCGAGGTTCAGATCATCAACTCCTTCCGCGACGAGCTTGGCCCCGAAGGGCCCGCCATCGCGTCAGCGCTGCTGCGGATGGGCCGCGGGCGCCTCGGTTAG